One stretch of Paenibacillus sp. FSL R5-0341 DNA includes these proteins:
- a CDS encoding RbsD/FucU domain-containing protein yields MLKNIPAIIPPELLKIMSEMGHGDELVLADGNFPAASHAKRLVRCDALGVVELLEAILQLYPLDTYAERPAAVMQVVKGDQVIPIIWEDYRRLIEEYEGITEPFDHEERFDFYERASRAYVIVATGERAQYANLILKKGVIFPDADSGQQQQNAGSN; encoded by the coding sequence ATGCTAAAGAATATTCCTGCAATAATCCCTCCGGAACTACTCAAAATCATGTCTGAAATGGGGCATGGGGACGAGCTGGTTCTGGCTGATGGCAATTTTCCGGCAGCCAGTCACGCGAAAAGACTGGTACGCTGTGATGCACTGGGAGTCGTCGAACTGCTGGAAGCCATCCTGCAATTATATCCACTGGATACCTATGCCGAGCGTCCGGCTGCTGTCATGCAGGTTGTGAAAGGGGATCAGGTGATACCGATCATATGGGAAGACTACCGCAGGTTGATTGAAGAATACGAAGGCATTACGGAGCCGTTCGATCATGAAGAGCGATTTGATTTTTATGAACGTGCTTCGCGTGCCTATGTAATTGTTGCAACCGGGGAGCGTGCACAATATGCCAATCTGATTTTGAAGAAAGGCGTCATTTTCCCAGATGCTGATTCTGGTCAGCAACAGCAGAATGCTGGATCGAACTGA
- a CDS encoding GNAT family N-acetyltransferase, translating into MQHRIRLAGLPDCNEVGGLFNEYRIFYKQNTDVEAACQYIKERMESHESVILVAETDVESDHGTAERDGTPLSKGMNCTGFVQLYPSFSSVSMGPIWVLNDLYVHSDYRQQGIARKLLQATKRLASERGVLRISLSTELSNKQAQALYESEGYALDTKFMYYELSL; encoded by the coding sequence ATGCAGCACCGAATCAGACTAGCAGGCCTCCCTGATTGTAATGAAGTGGGGGGATTGTTCAATGAATACCGGATATTCTACAAACAAAATACAGATGTTGAGGCAGCATGTCAGTATATTAAAGAACGAATGGAAAGCCATGAATCGGTGATTTTGGTAGCAGAAACCGATGTGGAAAGTGATCACGGGACAGCTGAAAGAGACGGTACGCCACTCTCGAAGGGCATGAATTGTACCGGATTCGTTCAGCTGTATCCCAGTTTCAGCTCGGTATCGATGGGGCCCATCTGGGTGCTTAATGATCTGTATGTTCATTCGGATTATCGTCAGCAAGGTATAGCAAGGAAGTTGCTGCAAGCGACCAAGCGATTGGCATCTGAGCGTGGAGTTCTTCGTATATCGCTCTCGACTGAATTAAGTAACAAGCAAGCTCAAGCTTTATATGAATCCGAAGGATATGCACTGGATACCAAATTCATGTATTATGAACTTAGTCTATAA